A portion of the Hylaeus volcanicus isolate JK05 unplaced genomic scaffold, UHH_iyHylVolc1.0_haploid 12237, whole genome shotgun sequence genome contains these proteins:
- the LOC128884360 gene encoding uncharacterized protein LOC128884360 isoform X3: MRPSNNTSQWFLNNNFSSGFPSFEDIAVMVVDSDFEKRSNGEKLLKEWGKKKSDCLNIVVNVLKTTQDTRVVVIGLLFCGTFILNEWTRRSEKKELYEKLEEHHGDSNQTEWITKNVLPFIEALTSIAVERWQQATNDSVTCRNSIFFLITRLIKKGFCDDCSDSAYHFHGLVKSLMNSIVSYLESFDTWTFSNENLMCVQLFVELCQQMQHTDTASLGIVWESYLNGKKSFEKNILLPLFTTFISFLCHLLLNENDLNRSCNVSFQRFLNNEFFLKLLKYLLTLLEIFLDWDFAAVSSEELICIDLCFMPTTDWYDLIFQFQYNNKTVTLINILIELYVNVRWALDKSENESTLWVELFYKMTNILKRLSSLNLTRMKSQFHGLMLSSDASRSHLTSIVYIPFLVTLLDLLTSSQLIQHTWDTTATQNALQRVGMTELACVWYCLSKIMTNLQVDMATVLCHNDVTNRLKLLDECSTYLMKGITLNRTELCFSTDFITCLETLRLCYSSIAFQFLALFQRSYTAAVEAKKNFVLPNCMESLKFLFFNMTNSFLLTNLNLVNFHDEDNFDQEGIIQEDEDYDKKCGFRSVPSSFVNEGLKHYAIVGQCCTLDTCQLWQQAFKSRFVLLIQNTTGVNVENSCQEIVWLLGYMYYFLNESHADSYHDKTIKIPFIFLTLSDATQSQIPQIFTLILQSLIQLFETKCLWDAHTARVVESCLLVLNRLTQAYFFRKYACVNGQNALPQFNDLGFMQESLCRMLACVDFIVTHLSNHVSVSCATLELLISLSYQPTCRILIWELPIFQNLVEKTISYTTETLKLSDRCVTKLFQIFTSFTLINADETMIRQFYNRSTDPCTLNVNTLSEGRVSQLLTKCTGVRDTLIESHGTCQTLTGGSPLNPDPYVFQMKRLFCLCDGILQGIHGMYSLVAKWISPVLDSLQSILTYFKEYPTICLTIVKFLCSLQKKYTLLFPTRHFSISFLPLVQCTLKKVDSMSHQWVSERVDDLDSSDSSSCTLENILGAIVCLLVKLCSDSLIYFCDGNDSKTGCNASNILYDSKTTSVAVGDCNTPQVPQFIFFMLNDMNSLLLQEEVLLHTKFQQNFCNLLYQLVNQYPDILFGHITLPLAHSYCKIMSKAIHSNLPRCRSAASDAISAFVHYLAINQRKQTSVSYDILPPANHLDILSEPNEHATLISLFEHYMAHISVRLLFEVLSIPKTNVKKHHFYSDLICDIFLFLSVKMFERYDRSIC; the protein is encoded by the exons atgagacCTAGTAATAATACTTCACAatggtttttaaataataatttcagctCTGGTTTCCCGTCATTTGAAGATATTGCCGTAATGGTAGTCGATAGTGACTTTGAAAAGCGCTCAAATGGGGAAAAATTGCTAAAGGaatgggggaaaaaaaaatcagattgTCTGAATATAGTAGTCAACGTTTTAAAAACAACTCAAGATACTCGAGTTGTAGTTATCGGATTGTTGTTTTGtggaacttttattttaaatgaatggaCTCGTCGAAGCGAAA aaaaagaattgtacgAAAAATTGGAAGAACATCATGGGGATTCCA ATCAAACGGAATGgattacaaaaaatgttttacctTTCATTGAAGCACTTACATCTATAGCAGTAGAACGTTGGCAACAAGCTACCAATGATTCAGTAACATGTCGCAATTCG atatttttcttaattacacgacttataaaaaaaggttttTGCGATGATTGTTCGGATTCAGCTTATCACTTTCATGGATTAGTTAAATCTCTTATGAATTCCATTGTATCTTACTTAGAATCCTTTGATACGTGGACCTTTTCAAATGAGAATTTAATGTGTGTACAATTATTTGTCGAATTATGTCAGCAAATGCAACACACCGATACAGCCTCTTTAGGTATTGTATGGGAATcttatttaaatggaaaaaagagttttgaaaaaaatattttactaccACTGTTCACAACCTTTATATCATTTCTATGTCATTTActcttaaatgaaaatgatttaaatagGTCATGCAACGTATCATTTCAAcgttttttaaacaatgaattctttttaaaactaCTCAAATATCTTTTAACTCTTTTAGAAATCTTTTTAGATTGGGACTTTGCAGCAGTGTCGAGTGAAGAACTTATTTGTATCGATTTATGCTTCATGCCAACTACTGACTGgtatgatttaatttttcaatttcaatataataacaaaaccGTGAccctaataaatattcttatcgaACTCTACGTTAATGTGCGGTGGGCTCTTGACAAGAGCGAAAATGAATCAACTTTATGGGTTGAACtcttttataaaatgacaaaTATCTTAAAGCGCTTAAGTAGTCTGAATTTAACTCGAATGAAATCTCAATTTCATGGACTGATGCTTTCCTCGGATGCGTCTCGAAGTCATTTAACGTCGATTGTTTACATACCTTTTCTTGTCACCTTATTGGATCTGTTAACATCTAGCCAATTAATACAGCATACATGGGATACTACGGCGACACAGAATGCTCTTCAGCGTGTGGGTATGACAGAATTAGCTTGTGTTTGGTATTGTCTATCTAAAATTATGACAAATCTTCAAGTGGATATGGCGACTGTTTTATGTCATAATGATGTaacaaatcgattaaaattattagacga ATGTTCAACATATTTAATGAAAGGCATCACTTTAAATAGGACGGAGCTGTGTTTTAGTACGGATTTCATAACGTGTTTGGAAACGCTAAGATTATGTTACTCTTCTattgcatttcaatttttagcaTTGTTTCAGCGGTCTTATACAGCAGCTGTTGaagctaaaaaaaatttcgtcttACCGAACTGCATGgaatctttaaaatttttgttttttaatatgacAAATAGCTTTTTactaacaaatttaaatcttGTCAATTTTCATGATGAAGACAATTTCGATCAAGAAGGTATCATACAAGAAGATGAGGACTATGATAAAAAATGTGGATTCAGAAGCGTACCTTCTAGTTTTGTTAACGAAGGTTTAAAACACTACGCTATTGTAGGACAATGTTGTACATTGGATACGTGCCAATTATGGCAACAAGCATTCAAATCACGTTTTGTTTTACTTATTCAAAATACCACAGGGGTCAATGTTGAAAACTCATGTCAGGAAATCGTTTGGCTGCTAggttatatgtattattttttaaatgaatcaCATGCTGACTCGTATCATgacaaaacaattaaaatacctttcatttttttaacacttaGCGACGCAACGCAGTCACaa ATACCACAGATCTTCACTTTAATTCTTCAATCACTTATTcaattgtttgaaacaaaGTGTCTCTGGGATGCACATACAGCACGTGTTGTGGAATCTTGTCTACTCGTTTTAAATCGGCTTACACAAGcgtatttttttagaaagtaCGCTTGTGTTAATGGTCAGAATGCGCTGCCCCAGTTTAACGATCTAG GTTTTATGCAAGAAAGTCTTTGCCGTATGTTAGCATGCGTTGATTTTATTGTGACGCATTTATCCAATCATGTTTCTGTTTCTTGTGCGACATTGGAGCTTCTCATATC ATTATCTTACCAACCGACTTGTAGGATTCTTATATGGGAGTTACcaatatttcaaaatctcGTAGAAAAAACCATTTCATATACAACAG AAACTTTAAAGCTTTCGGATCGATGCGTtacgaaattgtttcaaatcttTACAAGCTTCACATTGATTAATGCG GATGAGACTATGATAAGGCAATTTTACAATAGATCAACAGACCCTTGCACTTTGAATGTTAATACGTTAAGTGAAGGTCGTGTGTCACAACTTTTAACAAAGTGTACTGGTGTACGAG atacCTTAATTGAAAGTCACGGAACGTGTCAGACATTAACAGGAGGATCTCCATTAAATCCAGATCCATATGTATTTCAGATGAAACGATTATTTTGCTTATGTGATGGTATCTTACAAGGCATTCATGGAATGTATAGTCTAGTGGCGAAATGGATTTCACCCGTGTTAGACTCTCTTCAATCCATTCTGACTTACTTTAAAGAATATCCTACTATTTGTTTAACaattgtcaaatttttatGCTCCTTACAAAAAAAGTACACTTTATTATTCCCTACTCGGcatttttcaatatcatttttaCCACTTGTTCAATGCACTCTAAAAAAAGTTGACAGTATGAGCCACCAATGGGTTTCCGAAAGGGTTGATGATCTTGATTCAAGCGATTCTTCTTCCTGtactttggaaaatattttaggagCAATCGTGTGTCTTTTAGTAAA ATTGTGTTCAGAtagtttgatttatttttgtgatgGGAATGACTCGAAAACAGGTTGCAATGCCTCCAACATTTTGTATGATTCTAAAACAACATCAGTTGCAGTTGGAGATTGTAACACACCCCAAGTTcctcaatttattttcttcatgtTGAATGATATGAATAGTTTATTACTACAAGAAGAAGTTTTATTGCACACCAAATTTCAACAGAATTTTTGTAACCTTTTATATCAGTTAGTGAATCAATATCCCGATATTTTGTTTGGTCATATTACATTACCTTTAGCTCATTCTTATTGTAAAATA ATGTCTAAGGCAATTCATTCCAATCTTCCACGTTGTCGATCGGCCGCAAGTGATGCTATTTCTGCTTTTGTTCATTATCTTGCTA ttAATCAGAGAAAACAAACAAGTGTCAGTTATGATATTCTTCCTCCTGCAAATCACTTGGATATACTGTCGGAACCAAATGAACATGCCAcattaatatcattatttgaACATTATATGGCTCAT ATATCCGttcgattattatttgaagtgtTGTCCATACCGAAAACAAATGTCAAg AAACATCATTTTTATAGTGATCTAATATGcgatattttccttttcttatctgttaaaat GTTTGAACGATATGACAGAAGCATTTGTTGA